The Lycium barbarum isolate Lr01 chromosome 10, ASM1917538v2, whole genome shotgun sequence genome includes a region encoding these proteins:
- the LOC132614930 gene encoding transcription factor DICHOTOMA, producing MFPASNNHEPFSYTSKTVLERSFTYDHLNPSTSSRQEDNPFFLDFPSPFLDDHHDESPLSQILPHHVKEGNFTHISGETSKGEMSIEAKTSSKKRNLSTTPRRRTGKKDRHSKICTAQGVRDRRVRLSLHIARKFFDLQDMLGYDKASKTIEWLFFNSNNAIKELSENIPQKEYSDGNKININSKSSSSEGKSDSLMSECEENSINEGKEKEKMSGMIQNNPHKRESREKARARARERTKEKMMIKGLEKCKELYETNPNSIFDQLGPSRSNSAFPDQDSNNNSYNTSVNQEKGSPHEANSQSLEHHYFSNTGIIQNYLGGATSSATTGGLDSGNCFMSFLGNWEINYGPFAGNPSSIYLANSSYQFQTGDQEKNLSCRHHRPE from the coding sequence ATGTTTCCTGCAAGCAACAATCATGAACCTTTTTCCTATACCTCAAAAACAGTCCTTGAAAGGTCTTTTACATATGATCATCTAAACCCTAGTACAAGTTCAAGACAAGAAGATAATCCATTTTTCTTGGACTTCCCTTCTCCATTTCTTGATGATCATCATGATGAGTCTCCCTTGAGCCAAATATTGCCCCATCATGTCAAAGAAGGCAATTTTACTCATATTTCTGGTGAGACATCAAAGGGGGAAATGTCTATTGAGGCTAAAACATCATCAAAGAAGAGAAATCTTAGCACAACGCCACGAAGGAGGACCGGGAAGAAGGATAGGCATAGCAAGATTTGCACAGCTCAAGGCGTGAGGGATCGAAGAGTGAGATTATCTCTTCACATAGCGCGTAAGTTCTTCGATCTCCAAGACATGTTAGGCTATGATAAAGCAAGCAAAACCATAGAATGGCTTTTCTTCAACTCCAACAATGCCATAAAAGAGCTCTCAGAAAACATCCCACAAAAGGAATATAGTGATGGTAACAAGATTAATATTAATAGTAAAAGTTCAAGCAGTGAAGGAAAGAGTGATTCCCTTATGTCTGAATGTGAGGAGAACTCAATCAACgaaggaaaagagaaagaaaaaatgagtGGAATGATACAAAATAATCCTCATAAAAGGGAGTCAAGGGAAAAAGCAAGAGCAAGGGCTAGGGAGAGGACCAAAGAAAAAATGATGATCAAAGGTCTTGAAAAGTGCAAAGAATTGTACGAAACAAACCCTAATAGTATCTTTGACCAATTAGGGCCATCAAGAAGCAACAGTGCTTTTCCTGATCAAGATTCCAATAATAATTCTTATAATACAAGTGTCAATCAAGAAAAGGGTTCACCCCATGAAGCCAATTCTCAATCTCTAGAACATCATTATTTTTCTAACACTGGCATCATTCAAAATTATTTGGGTGGTGCAACTTCCTCAGCAACTACTGGAGGATTAGATTCAGGCAATTGCTTCATGAGTTTTCTTGGAAACTGGGAAATAAACTATGGTCCATTTGCAGGTAACCCTAGCTCAATTTATTTGGCTAACTCCAGTTATCAGTTTCAGACTGGGGATCAAGAAAAGAATTTATCCTGCAGACATCATAGACCGGAATAA